The following is a genomic window from Planctomycetia bacterium.
TCGCGCATGCGAAGGACGCGGTGGCGATGGCCCGGGCGATGGCCCACGGCATCGATGCCGGGTACCTGGCTTATCGAGCAGGCCGGATTCCGCGAAAGCTCTACGCGACGGCAAGTTCGCCGATTGAGGGGACGATTGTTTATTAGCCGGTTTCCCCAGGGGGCATTGAGGGGAATAATATGAACATGGCTGGGTGAGTCCTTCGGCTGCCTGGGCCTTCACGAGGAGGGGAGATTGGCCATGCCGCGACTCATCGCGCTGATCCTCGCCGTTCTGGCGGCGGCTTGCCTGGCGGCAAGGGCACAAGCGCAAGTTCTATACGTCAGCAGCGACTTCAGCCACGAGGTTTTGCGATATAACCCGCAGACCGGCGCGCTGATCGACGTGTTCGTTTCCGCGGGAAGCGGCGGGCTGAATCAGCCACACAGCATCATCGATCGTGGGCCGGACATCATCGTCGCCAGCTTTGGAACCGATCAGGTCCTGCGATATGACGCGGCGACGGGTGCGTTTCTCGGTGTCTTCATCAGCGGCGCGACAGGGCTGAACGATCCGGTCTATATGATTCACGGGCCGGACGGGAATCTTTACATTTCCAGCCAGGCTTCGGATGAGATCCTGCGGTATTCGCCCGATGGGGTGTTCATCGATGCATTCGTTTCGGCGGGCAGCGGGGGGCTGGACGGGCCGAGCGGGTTTGCCTTTGCGCCGGACGGCCGGCTGTATGTCGCCGGGCGGTACAGTGCCGATGTGTTGGCATACGACGGGGCGACCGGGGCATTCATGGAGACGGTGCTCGACGCCAGCGACGGACTGACCAGCGGCGACACGTTTGGTTTGCAGATCGGCGACAACGGCGATCTCTATATCGCGTCGAACGGGAATGGGTATCGATACGATCTCGACTCGCACGCGATGGTGGGAATTCCCGTCGGCTTTCCGATCGGGCTGGAGAACGGTCCCGACGGCGGCGTCTTCGTCGCGACGAGCAACAACCTCCGGCTGATCGATACCGGCGACAACAGCATCGGCGGGCCTTTCCTTGTCGGCGGGGCGATCAATCTACTCAACTTCTTTCATTTTTCGCGCGGCGGCTGCTCGGTCTGTCCGGGCGACATGAATGGGAACGGCGTGGTTGAAATCGGCGACGTTGTACCGTTTGTCGATCGGCTCCTGGATGGTATGGACGAGACTTGCCCCGATGCTGATTTGAGCGGCACGGTCGACGGGCTGGATATTTCCGCGTTCACCCTTCGACTTGTCACAGGTCAGTGCGGCGGCACTTGAGCCGCGGCGGGGTCTGTCAGGTCCGGCGCTGAATGCAGACAAGGCCTGAGGTGTTATAATCGGCGACAGGGCTGCGACGGTTGATCGACGCGGCGATCGCGAGGACTCGGCGTGCCGGAAACGCTCGATTCACATCTACTACCGACGGTGAGATTGCTCGACGCGCTGAACTGCGGGGCGCTCCTGCTCCATCGCGACGGACAAATCAAATACGTTAACGCTCGGCTCAGTGAGATGGCGGGGCAGCCTTCGGCCGAGCTCCTCGGGCGCGACATCACATCGCTCTACACATCCGAACTAGACCAAAACGCCGTCGCACGGCGGCTGTCCCGGTTTGACGAGCCGCACGAAGGCGAGTTCACGATGCCGCGCGCGAATGGCGAAGTGGTGCCGATCATCGTGTCCGGCAAACCGCTGGGTGCGTCGCCGCCGGAGTCGGACTATCGGCTCGTGACCGTCGCGGACATTTCCGGACAGAAGCGGGCCGAGACCGACGCCCAGGAGGAGTTTCAGGTGATCTCTCGTCTGAGCGATACGGTCATCGCCCAGGCGCTGGAGTTGAAGCGCGGCAACGCCCGGCTGGAGGAGAAGGTCCGCGAGCGCACCTGCGAGCTTCATGAAGCAAACATGGAAGCGATCTACATGCTCGCCGTGGCCAGCGAGGCGAAGGACCTGGACACCGGTGCGCACGTCCTGCGCATTCAGCACTACGTGAATCTGCTGGCCCTCGAACTCGGGTTGCCGCAGCACGTCGCGGAGGAGTACGGCTATTCGGCGATCCTTCACGACGTGGGCAAGATGCAGGTGCCCGACAGCATCTTGAAGAAGCCGGGCCCGCTCAACGGCGCGGAGCGCGAACGGATGCAGCTTCATTGCATCGCCGGTGAGCGCATTCTTTCCCGTAAGCCGTTTTTTGAAATTGCTCGGCAGATCGCCCGAAGTCACCACGAGAATTGGAACGGGACGGGCTACCCTGACAGGCTGGCCGGCGAGGCAATTCCGTTGGCGGCGAGGATCGCCCATCTGGCGGATATCTTCGACGCGTTGACAAGCGAGCGCGTCTATAAGGCGCCGTGGCCGCCGCAGCAGGCCGCGGAGGAAATCATCGCGGAACGCGGCGCATTCTTCGATCCGAACGTGGTGAGCGCGTTTGAGTCGCTTCGCGCCACCGGGCGGTTCACATTGCCGTCAGTCCCGCGTGACGAATAGACCGTTCGCGCTACAATCCATGGCGATTACTTGGAGCCGATGCACGTGCGCGAAGATTCCCACGCCGAAAACGACCGGAGCGAAGTAGCAACTCTTCCGACGCCTCTATACTTGCGGGGCCGTGTCGTCTATCCGCTATTGGCGCTGCTGTATCCCGTGGGGTTGTTTCTGCTGATTCGCGCTCCGAGGCCGAGGCGAGCCTGGAAAATTGTGTCGGCGGCAGCGCTGTTGCCGGTGTTTGTGCTTGTGGTTCTGATCGTGCTTAAGCCGTATTGGCGGTTCGGCGGATACATGCGTGGCATGGCCGACTTTTCGCTGGACATCGACAGTCTGCTCAACAATCCGGACGGCAGGCTTGAGGCACACCGACAGGCACAGGCGGCCGGTGAGTCCCCAGTGCTGGTCAATGACGTTGCAGAATTAAGCTGGACGGATTTTCGAGGACCGGGCAGGGACGGCGTCTGTCGCAACGAGACGATCTCACTCGATTGGCAGTCCGATCCGCCGCGCGAATTGTGGCGTCAGCCGGTCGGCGGGGGGTATGCAAGCTTCGTCGTCGCCGGCGGCCGGGCGTATACGATTGAACAGCGCCGCAGGCAGGAGGTGGTGACGTGTTACGAAGTCGCCTCGGGCCGCGAGGCCTGGGCGTTTGCCTATGACGCGTCGTTCGAGGAGACGCTCGGGGGCAACGGGCCGCGGGCGACACCGACTTATCACGACGGTTTCATTTTTGCGCTCGGCGCACAGGGGCATTTTCACTGCCTTACGGCCGACACCGGCGAGGTCGTGTGGGAGACCGACTTGCTCGACGGCGGAGCGATTCCGAACCTGGATTGGGGACTCTCGGGATCGCCGCTGGTCGTCGATGACCTGGTGATCGTGACCCACTCGGGCAAGGCGGACCCGTCGATCTTTGCGTTTGATTTCAGGACCGGCGCGAAGCGCTGGGCGACGGCGGGCTCGCAGGGATATTCATCGCCTGTGCTGGAGACGATCTGTGGGGTTCGTCAGGTGCTTAACCTCGGCGGGACCGAGCTTCGATCGCTCGATCCATCCACCGGCAAGGTGCTCTGGCGGCATCCGTGGGATACGTTCATGTGGATCAACGCGTCGCAGCCTTTGCCGATCGGCGGCGATCGCGTGTTTCTCTCCGCAGGTTACGGTCATGGGGCCTCGGTTGTGCAAGTCACGCGAGATGGCGATGCGTGGAAGACGGAGGAAGTCTGGGCGCTGGTTCGTTCGATGCAGAACAAGTTCAGCTCGTCGGTGATCTATCAGGGCCATGCCTATGGGCTCGACGAGGCGATTCTGTGCTGTGTTGATCTGGCGACCGGCGAGCGTAAGTGGCGGTCGGGGCGCTACAACTTCGGCTCGGTTCTCTTGGTGAACGATCACCTGCTGGTTCTCAGTGAGGACGGGCGATTAGCGCTGATCAAGGCCCAGCCGACGGAGCGCGAGGAGATCGGGTCGGTTGAGATACTGGAGGGGCGAACGTGGAACAACTTCGTCGTCGTGGGCGGGCTGCTGCTGGCACGAAATGATCGATGGATGGTCTGCTACGATCTAACCCGCATATTTCATCAGTGATCTTCGAATGGTGATGGACGGAGTTTTTCGGCTTTGTGCGTGAGCGGAGGGATGAAGGTGGAGGTTGGGGCGCGCAGAGCCCCCTTACCCCCAAGCGGTGATCAGGTTGTTTTTCGGGTCATGATGGGGCGGGCGGGATCAGGCGGAGTCGTGGAACCAGGGATCGCCACAGGTCCTGCAGGGGGCAGCTGCTCGACAGTCGCAGTACGACGCGGCGCACGGAGACGACCACCCGCGCGGCGACCTTGAGGAGTTTCAGGCGAATGGTGTTCACCTGGGCCTCGGCCAGTTCGGTGCCGGCCAGGGCCGTGCGGCGCAGCGTTTCCACCAGGACGTAGGCCGCCGAGGACAACAGCAGCCGGAACTGATTGGCCAGGAAGGCGTGGCAACTGGTGCGATCGGCGAAGAGCCCGAGCTGCTGCTCCTTGATGCGGTTCTCCATGTCGCCGCGGGCCGTGTACAGACCGTCGTAGATATCGTTCGGCGTGCGGTCGGTCAGGTTGGTCACCACGAATCGAACGTTGGGCCCCTGAACCAGCCGCTCGGCCTTGACGATCACGCGGCGCGGGCGATCCCAGGTCTGCGCCGCGTACTCGATCTCGTGGAAGTTCCGCACCTTCTGCTGCGTGGTGGCGAACTGGGCCTCGGCCGCCTGCATGAAGGACTCGGCCGCTTTCTCCAGGACGGTGTTGCGGGCCAGGCCCAGCACGTACTTGACGCCGTGCCGGTCGCACCATTTCATCATTCGCCGGCGGCAGAAGCCGGAATCCCCGCGGACGATGATCCGCACCCCGGGCCACGCCTGTCGCAAGCGCTGCACCAGCAGCTTCAGGATGGGCCAGGCGTGATGGGCCCCGTCGATGTTGCTGGGCCGCAGGTAGGAGACCAGCAGCCGCGAGCCGCAGAACACATACAGCGGTAGGAAGCAGTGGTGGTCGTAATAGCCGTGGAAGAAGCGGCCTTCCTGGTTGCCGTGGATCGGATCGTCGGTCGCGTCGAAGTCGAGGATCAATTCCTCCGGCGGCGATTCATAGGACGCGATGAACTGCTCCACCAGCACACGCGACATTCGTGCCAGGTCGCCGCGCGTGACGCGGTTCTCCAGCCGGCACAAGGTCGGACTGCTGGCCAGCGGCTCATCCGCGCTCGGCGGCCGCCCGGTCAGGACCGCCAGCACGGGATCGCTCCGCAGGGCTTGATGGTCGTTGAGATCTTCGTAGCCCATCGCAATGGCAAAGATGCGCTGGGCCAGCATGACCCGCTGGTCATGTTGAATTCGGGCCGGATCACGCGGGTCGTTGATGACCCCGGCCAGTTGATCGACCAGGCCCAGACGCCGCTCGACCTCCCGAAGCAGCAGACCCCCGGCGTCTGAGGTGAGCGTTCCGCCTGTGAAATCGGCCACGATTTTCTTGCGGCCGAGACTGGAAAAGAACATCGGTTTGCTGTTACAGTCTGTCACGAAAAAGCCTCCCTGCCTATGGACCGGAATGTTCTTACGAAACCCCAGTCTACAGGGCTTCGAGGCTTTTTCTATTCCTATTCAACGCCGACCTGATGAAATATTCGGGCTAAGGCCGAGCCCCCGGCAGCCGACGACGGCGAAAGTCGCTCGCGGGCGAGGTGTCGATCAGCCGGTGGGGTTGGCGGCGAGCCTTCTGGCGAACAAATAGCTGCCCAGGGACGCGCTGCCGATGGCGATCGCTGTCAGCACGAGGCACTCCGGCATGATGCCCCGCAGTACTTGTCCCTGAATGAGTCCCATGAAGCCGTCATAGGACCAACCGTTGATGGTGAGGAGGCCCAGCTTCTGCATCCATTCGGGCATGATCCATCGGGGAACCATGCTGCCGCCGACGGCGCTCATCGCCAGCACAACAACCGTTCCGACCGAATCGATTTGTTCCGCATTTCGACAGAAGGAGCCGATCAACACGCCAAAGCCGGTAGTGGCGAGGCAGGTGGTGATGGTGAGCAGGAGCAGCCCCCCGGTGATGGCCCAGATGTCCACGCCGAACAGCAGCCACGCATACAGGTACATGGCGTAGCACTGGACCATCGCGATCAGCAGGGCGTAGAGCATTTCACCGAGCAGGATGTGGGCCGGGGTGATGGGGGCGGCGAGGAGGCGGCGCATCTCGCCGGTGCCGAGTGCCTCGAGGATGGCCCGGGCGGCGGCGGCGGCGCTGAAGAGCAGAAACATCGGGACGATGCCCGCGAGAAAGGTGTGCTTGGCGGCGATTTTCATCCGCTGACTAGTGACGTCTCGACGATCGACCCTGACAAGGAGCTTCTGGTTCGCCGGCGCGGTCGTGGATTGTTCACCCGCCACCGAGGCAAGCGGGCGCATCATGCCCTCGAAAAATTCACGGCCGGCGGCCATCTGGAGCATGCCGACGACGATCTCCGATTCGGTCGGTTCCAGCTTGTCGTAATAGACGATGACGCCCTTGTGCCGTGGGCCTGACATCATGTTGGGGGCCTCGCCGAAGCCCTTTGGGATCACCAGCGCGACGCGAAACTTGCCCTGGTTGCGGATCAGGTTCTGGGCTGATTCAGCGGTCAAGGGCGCGGCGCCGGCGCTTTCACTTTCATTGCGGATGATGCGAACATTCTGCTCGACCAGTTCCTCGATCAATCGCCTCGATGCCGGGGACTGGTCTTCGTCGATGACGGCGACGCGGAACGGGCGGCCGGCGGGCCCGGCGAAGATCTGGGTGAAAATGGTGTAGAGGACGACACTCGGCAGAAAGACGACGGCGATTGTCGCAGGCGAGCGCGACAGCACCCGAACGTGCCGGCCGGCGAGGATGCAGATAATGCGGATGGAGCGCATGGTCGGGTCTTTCACCTACGCCCAGCGAGTGTAGAACATGCGTCGATGTGTGTCACGCCGTTTGCGCTGCGGGCTTACCGCCTTCCGGCTTGATGACGCGCTTGGGCAGCCGGGCTTCCTTGGCCTGAAGGAGGAGGCCGGCGATCCACAATCCGGCGATCAGGCCGATGCCGATGCGCGGCTCGTTGAAGATCGAATCTCGCGCATCGGGCCATTGGGCGCAGATCAGGGTCATGGCGCTCGTCACGGCGAGACAGGCTCCGAGGAGCCCGAGCCAGATGATGGTGAAGATGCGGAGGGCCCAGAATGCCAGGATGCCGCCGACCACGGCTGCCGCCAGCGGCAAGAGCCATCCGATGGGGCCGAGCGCCTCCAATTCCGAGATGACCTTCTCCTTGAACTTCTCTAGTTGGACGGCGGCCTGATTGAGCTGGTTGCGCTGCTGCTCTTCCGAGGTGGGGAGCTCCAGCACTCTTGCGCCTTCCGTCTTACCCCGTGCGGCGTCGACGGCCGGGAGGTAACGGGACAAGTCGCCGCGTCCGAGTTGGAAGGTCGTCGCGGCGAAGAATAGTACGACGACCGATCCGCCGGCCAGCCAGATGCGATAAGTTCGATAGGCGATGATGGTCAGCACGAGCCCAAGGACCGCGGCAGAGATCGGTCCGGGCGTTCCGACAAGGTCAGAGGCCTGCCAGCCGATCCATCCGCCGAGAATGAATCCGAAGCAACTCACGACCATGCGCTCCGACTTGCCACTGCGAAAGACGAGAAACAACCCCGCGCAGAGCACGGCGAGGCTGCCGAAGACCAGGGCGGGCGACGGCGGAAGCTCCGGAACGTAGTAGTGGAGTAGCTCCTGAAAAGTTTGGAGCCAGGTTTTGTGGTCGGTCGGCGGCATTTAGCAAATCCAGTGCCGAAGGCGGTCGTTGCAGCAACGCGGGGGTATTGGGGTGTTGCCCGGTGAATATTGCGAGCGCATCGGGCAAACGCGGCGGCCCCGCTTATTGTGCATCCGCTATCAGGATAACCGTCTGCGGCGCTATTGGCCATATCGTCCGAAATCGTTCGGCCTTTCGCATCAGAATGGGGATTTTCAATATCTGATGCTCCGGCAGGGGGGAAACCGAGTTTGGCGAGGTTTCGGGGATGGGGTAAACTGGATCGATTCGGAGAACCCGCTATGGCGAATGCCTCATCAACGCTTTTCGGCAAGTCCCGTCACCAGGGCGTTCGTGTCGTGGTGACCGGTCAGGTCGGTGTGGACAAGAAGGAGTTCCTCGAGGAAGTGGTGCGCATCGCCTCGACCCGAGGCAAGCAGGTCGCGCTCTGCAACGTCGGCGACATGATGTACAAGGAGGCGCCGGACATCGTTCAGGGGCGCATTCTGGACCTCCCGCGCACAAGATTGAACACGCTACGCCGGGCGGTCTTCAAGGACATCATCAATCTCGCCGAGCGGACCGAGAACGTGATCGTCAATACGCACGCCACGTTTCGCTGGAAGCACGGGCTCTTCGAGGCGTTCGACTTCGATCACATGACGACGCTGGACGCCGACCTTTACGTCACCCTGGTCGATAACGTGGACGCGGTCCACGAGCGGCTCTTGCGCGAGCACGATATCGTCCATACCCTGAAGGACATCATGGTCTGGCGCGAGGAGGAGATTCTCGCGACGGAAATCCTCGCCCACGCCATCGGCGGTCATGGCAAGTATTACGTCCTCGCGCGCGGGCACGCGGCGTCCACGGCGGAGTCGCTGTATCGGCTCATGTTTGAGCAGCATCGCAAGCGAATCTATCCGAGCTTCCCGATGTCGCATGTCATGGACATGCCGGACGTGCTGGCGGAGATCGACGGCTTCCGCGATGCCCTGGCCGAGCATTTCATCTGCTTCGACCCGGGCGATCTGGACGAGAAGCGTCTGCTCTTTGAAGCGGCCGAGGCGACGAAGCGCGGCGAGGGCAAGATCACGCTGGAAGTGAACGGCAGGATGCTCGACTTCAGCGTGCCCGCGGTGACCGACGTCGCCCCGGACATCGACAGCCAGATCTACGCCCGCGACTTCAAGCTCATCGACCAGTCGGACATGATCGTCAGCTACGTGCCGGAGCTGCCGGGCGGCATTCCCGGCCTGTCATCGGGCGTCGAGCGCGAGCTTCAGCACGCCTTCGAAGGCACGAAGGAAGTCTATGTCATCTGGCGTCCGAAGAAGGAGCCCTCTCCCTTCATCACCGAGACGGCGACGCGCGTCTTCCCGTCGGTGGACGATTTGTTCAAGCACTTTCAGGCGAAGGGCTACATCGGTAATTACCAGTTGAACCTCCTGCGCACAGGCGCGCCGAAGGAGCGAGGCCGCTTCGGGTAATTTGATTGTTCTAGTTTCAGGTAGAGTCTCGCGTTGATTACTGGTTGAGCATCTTCGTCTGAATCGCCGTCGGGACTTCGCCGTAGATCGGGAAACGGCCGACTTCCTTCTTGGTGAAGATGCGCTGGCCGTCCAGGTCGACGTCGAAGACCCCGGAGGCGCCGACTTCCAACTCAAACTGCGGCTTCTGGTCCGCGAACTTTTCCGTCAATTCCGCCACCAGACCGGTGGCCTGCGGTTTGTAGTTTCACTGGCCGCAGTAGGTGATCTTGATCTTCATTGATGTCTCTCCTGAGGTCGTTTTCCCGATCCGCGAGGGGGCACAAGGATCAGCCCGCCTGGATCACGCATGGAACCTAGCATTATCGCCGGTTAATTTCAAATCCGCCCTTGCTGGAATCGCCGACGGATTACACCGATAATCTCCGGCCAACCAACTGCAGGGGTTTGCGAAATGCGTATCACCATCGTCGGAACGGGTTATGTCGGCCTTGTCACGGGCGTCTGTCTTGCCGATTCGGGCAATCACGTGGTCGGTCTGGACATCGATCCGCAGAAGGTCGATCGGCTCAATCGCGGCGAATGTCCCATCTATGAGCCGGGGCTGTCCGACCTGCTAAAGGCGAATCTACACAGCGGGCGCTTTCGGGCGACGACAAATCTCAAAGAGGCGGTCGATCACGGAGAGATCATTTTCATCGCCATCGGCACGCCGCCGAG
Proteins encoded in this region:
- a CDS encoding IS1380 family transposase: MFFSSLGRKKIVADFTGGTLTSDAGGLLLREVERRLGLVDQLAGVINDPRDPARIQHDQRVMLAQRIFAIAMGYEDLNDHQALRSDPVLAVLTGRPPSADEPLASSPTLCRLENRVTRGDLARMSRVLVEQFIASYESPPEELILDFDATDDPIHGNQEGRFFHGYYDHHCFLPLYVFCGSRLLVSYLRPSNIDGAHHAWPILKLLVQRLRQAWPGVRIIVRGDSGFCRRRMMKWCDRHGVKYVLGLARNTVLEKAAESFMQAAEAQFATTQQKVRNFHEIEYAAQTWDRPRRVIVKAERLVQGPNVRFVVTNLTDRTPNDIYDGLYTARGDMENRIKEQQLGLFADRTSCHAFLANQFRLLLSSAAYVLVETLRRTALAGTELAEAQVNTIRLKLLKVAARVVVSVRRVVLRLSSSCPLQDLWRSLVPRLRLIPPAPS
- a CDS encoding ABC transporter permease; translated protein: MRSIRIICILAGRHVRVLSRSPATIAVVFLPSVVLYTIFTQIFAGPAGRPFRVAVIDEDQSPASRRLIEELVEQNVRIIRNESESAGAAPLTAESAQNLIRNQGKFRVALVIPKGFGEAPNMMSGPRHKGVIVYYDKLEPTESEIVVGMLQMAAGREFFEGMMRPLASVAGEQSTTAPANQKLLVRVDRRDVTSQRMKIAAKHTFLAGIVPMFLLFSAAAAARAILEALGTGEMRRLLAAPITPAHILLGEMLYALLIAMVQCYAMYLYAWLLFGVDIWAITGGLLLLTITTCLATTGFGVLIGSFCRNAEQIDSVGTVVVLAMSAVGGSMVPRWIMPEWMQKLGLLTINGWSYDGFMGLIQGQVLRGIMPECLVLTAIAIGSASLGSYLFARRLAANPTG
- a CDS encoding AAA family ATPase, with amino-acid sequence MANASSTLFGKSRHQGVRVVVTGQVGVDKKEFLEEVVRIASTRGKQVALCNVGDMMYKEAPDIVQGRILDLPRTRLNTLRRAVFKDIINLAERTENVIVNTHATFRWKHGLFEAFDFDHMTTLDADLYVTLVDNVDAVHERLLREHDIVHTLKDIMVWREEEILATEILAHAIGGHGKYYVLARGHAASTAESLYRLMFEQHRKRIYPSFPMSHVMDMPDVLAEIDGFRDALAEHFICFDPGDLDEKRLLFEAAEATKRGEGKITLEVNGRMLDFSVPAVTDVAPDIDSQIYARDFKLIDQSDMIVSYVPELPGGIPGLSSGVERELQHAFEGTKEVYVIWRPKKEPSPFITETATRVFPSVDDLFKHFQAKGYIGNYQLNLLRTGAPKERGRFG
- a CDS encoding PQQ-like beta-propeller repeat protein; amino-acid sequence: MREDSHAENDRSEVATLPTPLYLRGRVVYPLLALLYPVGLFLLIRAPRPRRAWKIVSAAALLPVFVLVVLIVLKPYWRFGGYMRGMADFSLDIDSLLNNPDGRLEAHRQAQAAGESPVLVNDVAELSWTDFRGPGRDGVCRNETISLDWQSDPPRELWRQPVGGGYASFVVAGGRAYTIEQRRRQEVVTCYEVASGREAWAFAYDASFEETLGGNGPRATPTYHDGFIFALGAQGHFHCLTADTGEVVWETDLLDGGAIPNLDWGLSGSPLVVDDLVIVTHSGKADPSIFAFDFRTGAKRWATAGSQGYSSPVLETICGVRQVLNLGGTELRSLDPSTGKVLWRHPWDTFMWINASQPLPIGGDRVFLSAGYGHGASVVQVTRDGDAWKTEEVWALVRSMQNKFSSSVIYQGHAYGLDEAILCCVDLATGERKWRSGRYNFGSVLLVNDHLLVLSEDGRLALIKAQPTEREEIGSVEILEGRTWNNFVVVGGLLLARNDRWMVCYDLTRIFHQ
- a CDS encoding HD domain-containing protein, producing the protein MPETLDSHLLPTVRLLDALNCGALLLHRDGQIKYVNARLSEMAGQPSAELLGRDITSLYTSELDQNAVARRLSRFDEPHEGEFTMPRANGEVVPIIVSGKPLGASPPESDYRLVTVADISGQKRAETDAQEEFQVISRLSDTVIAQALELKRGNARLEEKVRERTCELHEANMEAIYMLAVASEAKDLDTGAHVLRIQHYVNLLALELGLPQHVAEEYGYSAILHDVGKMQVPDSILKKPGPLNGAERERMQLHCIAGERILSRKPFFEIARQIARSHHENWNGTGYPDRLAGEAIPLAARIAHLADIFDALTSERVYKAPWPPQQAAEEIIAERGAFFDPNVVSAFESLRATGRFTLPSVPRDE